The Polyangium aurulentum genomic interval TTCGGCGCATGAGCGCGGACGAGAAACGGTGACGTCAGGTCACGGGGCTCGGCTCGAGCTCTGCGCGGATCCGCCTCGATTCGGCCTCGATTTGCGGGTTGGCCACGCCGATCTCGTGAAGGAGCATCTCCGCCAATCCCACGGCGACCTCGGACTCCTCGTAACAGACCGCCGTCGCGTGGTGGGTCTCGAGCGTCTTGCGCTCCGACATGTAGTGCGCGCGCACGAGGATCCGCAGGTTCGGGTTGAGCCCGCGAGCCACCGCCACGACCGCTGCCCTCGTCTCCGGATCGGGCGTCGTCACGATGAGGTAATGGGCGGACTCGAGGCCAGCGGCGACGAGGACCTCGGACCTTCGCCCGTCGCCGTAGACCGCCTGACGACCTGCGTCCGATAGCTCGGTGATCGTGTCGATGTTCAGGTCGACGATGACCGAGCAGACGTCGAAGCGATCCATGAGCCCCACGACGGTTTGTCCTACAGGACCATAGCCCAGGACGATCGCGCGGATGTTGCATTCGCGAGCCGGCTTGGCGCGCTGGCGCTCGGATATCTCCTGGCCGCGGATGGCGGCGCGCCGGTCGAACCAGCGCCACAGGGCGGGGCGGGCGCGGATCGCTTCCTCGATCGGGTCGATGAGTCGGAAGAGCAACGGATTGAGGGCGATGGACACGATCGCGCTCGCCACGAGCACGCTCCGACCCGCGGCGGGGAAGAGATCGAGCTTGCCGGCCGCGTCGGCGAGGATGAACGAGAACTCTCCAATCTGGGCGAGCCCGATGGCGACCGTGAACGCCGTCCGGACCGAGTATCCGAGGAGCGCCACCACCGCGAGCGCCGCGAGCGGCTTGCCAACGAGGATGATCCCGAGCGACGACAGCACGAGGCCGGGCTGCGCGAGGAGCGAGCCGACGTCGAATTGCATGCCGACCGTGACGAAGAACAGCACCGCGAACGCGTCGCGCATCGGGAGCGCGTCCGCGCCGGCCTGGTGGCTCAGCGTCGATTGTCCGACCACCATGCCGGCGAGGAATGCCCCGAGCGCCATCGAGGCGCCGAAGACGACGGCCGAGCCCGTCGCGACGGCGAGGGCGATCGCGAGCACGGCCAGCGTGAACAGCTCGCGGCTCCGCGAGCGCGCCACCCTGGTCAAGAACCACGGGACGACGCGCGCGCCGATGACCAGCACGAGCGCGATGAGCGCGGCGAGCTTCGCGAGGCCAATCCCGACGAACGAGACCGCCTCGAAGGCGGACATGTCCGCGCCCCGCAGCGACCCGAGCACGGGGACCAGGAGCAAAATGACGACCGTGAAGATATCCTCCACGATCAGCCATCCGACCGCCACGTGCCCGTGCGGCGTCTCGAGCGCGTTGTGGTCGGTGAGCATGCGGATGAGCACGACCGTGCTCGCCACGGCCAGCGACATGCCGAGCACGAGGCCGGCAGAAAGCGACCAGCCGAAGGCCAGCGCCACCCCCGTCCCGAGGGCGGTGGCGATGACGCTCTGCACCACGGCGCCCGGCACGGCGATCCGTTTGACCTGCAACAGATCGGCGAGCCGGAAGTGCAAGCCCACGCCGAACA includes:
- a CDS encoding cation:proton antiporter — protein: MHAYDLILTLTGALTAALLLGMVTQRLRMSPILGYLLAGIVVGPRTPGFVANADLAGQLAEVGIVLLMFGVGLHFRLADLLQVKRIAVPGAVVQSVIATALGTGVALAFGWSLSAGLVLGMSLAVASTVVLIRMLTDHNALETPHGHVAVGWLIVEDIFTVVILLLVPVLGSLRGADMSAFEAVSFVGIGLAKLAALIALVLVIGARVVPWFLTRVARSRSRELFTLAVLAIALAVATGSAVVFGASMALGAFLAGMVVGQSTLSHQAGADALPMRDAFAVLFFVTVGMQFDVGSLLAQPGLVLSSLGIILVGKPLAALAVVALLGYSVRTAFTVAIGLAQIGEFSFILADAAGKLDLFPAAGRSVLVASAIVSIALNPLLFRLIDPIEEAIRARPALWRWFDRRAAIRGQEISERQRAKPARECNIRAIVLGYGPVGQTVVGLMDRFDVCSVIVDLNIDTITELSDAGRQAVYGDGRRSEVLVAAGLESAHYLIVTTPDPETRAAVVAVARGLNPNLRILVRAHYMSERKTLETHHATAVCYEESEVAVGLAEMLLHEIGVANPQIEAESRRIRAELEPSPVT